A stretch of the Corynebacterium maris DSM 45190 genome encodes the following:
- the yidC gene encoding membrane protein insertase YidC, with protein sequence MLNFIYWPISAIMWFWREALSMVMDPHAGVTWLLSIVLLTWTIKALLVWPTVKQIRSGQKTAKLAPQMKAIRERYKNDQAKMAEETQKLYKTAGVNPLAGCIPMLVQIPVFIGLFHVLRSFNRTGDGFGGLGLTNEENRSIGNYMFSPEDVQSFLDARVFGVPLSASISMPAEQYEAFQPVDFGRFDIILVAVPMVLLVATLTHLTARYSLGRQQARQAAGKTNAPAGDNAEMMEMQQQMMGKMMLWVMPAITIFTGFIWTIGLLVYMSSNVLWSYVQTRLVYRMIDREEAAEEAEKEELRRANAPVVGARKVEKKSKKERTEDNLAREQAARDAAQARQQAQNARAQSGKKKKKKG encoded by the coding sequence GTGCTCAATTTCATCTACTGGCCGATTTCGGCCATCATGTGGTTCTGGCGCGAAGCGCTGAGCATGGTCATGGACCCGCACGCGGGCGTGACCTGGCTGCTTTCCATCGTGCTGTTGACCTGGACCATCAAGGCCCTGCTCGTGTGGCCGACCGTCAAGCAGATCAGGTCCGGACAAAAGACCGCCAAACTCGCGCCGCAGATGAAGGCCATCCGCGAACGCTACAAAAATGACCAGGCCAAGATGGCCGAGGAAACGCAGAAGCTGTACAAGACGGCCGGCGTGAACCCTCTGGCCGGTTGTATCCCGATGCTGGTGCAGATCCCGGTGTTCATCGGCCTGTTCCACGTGCTGCGCTCCTTCAACCGCACCGGTGACGGCTTCGGCGGCCTGGGGTTGACCAACGAGGAAAACCGCAGCATCGGCAACTACATGTTCTCCCCGGAGGACGTGCAGTCCTTCCTCGACGCCCGCGTCTTCGGCGTTCCGCTCTCGGCGTCCATCTCCATGCCGGCGGAACAGTACGAGGCCTTCCAGCCGGTCGACTTCGGCCGTTTCGACATCATCCTCGTCGCCGTGCCCATGGTCCTGCTCGTCGCAACCTTGACCCACCTCACGGCCCGCTACTCGCTGGGCCGCCAGCAGGCGCGTCAGGCCGCCGGCAAGACCAACGCCCCGGCCGGCGACAACGCCGAGATGATGGAGATGCAGCAGCAGATGATGGGCAAGATGATGCTGTGGGTCATGCCCGCCATCACCATCTTCACGGGCTTCATCTGGACCATCGGCCTGCTGGTCTACATGTCCTCCAACGTCCTGTGGTCCTACGTCCAGACCCGTCTGGTCTACCGCATGATCGACCGCGAAGAAGCGGCCGAGGAAGCTGAGAAGGAAGAGCTGCGCCGCGCCAACGCCCCGGTCGTCGGCGCCCGCAAGGTCGAGAAGAAGTCCAAGAAGGAACGCACCGAGGACAACCTCGCCCGCGAGCAGGCGGCCCGCGATGCCGCCCAAGCCCGCCAGCAGGCGC